Proteins encoded by one window of Dietzia sp. B32:
- a CDS encoding HNH endonuclease signature motif containing protein has translation MTTTTTLFVVPESLGGLDTTAVSEAARAATLAQNRAGATRLEAAAALVEQMSRADEVGTGADGVGGNGCPTRPAYARLDPQSRARDHLVAACQLTCWHAARLVTAGVQIHSRLARLRASVERGVVPEQLAIDIACKLADVPDSIVSDVEAEVVAGIVDDLDGGDRPTRNSVDGRIDDAVGRLDPEGAEDARARAALTRTVRFRSGRDGMASMWAKLPLADAELLRGRIETDARAASGDGVPGTLDQLRADALASLAVYAPAPAPADAGGTGSGPGDDGSIELGEVTVGADMPRPSLGNAAAAGQPIRISVIAAAGQGLPNRVEFVHGAYSSFNWLCQQLLEGEDASVRFELVDPAPGALDGPDHALRYVITPAMAERIRMRDGTCRHPGCSVPAEDCDVDHVIAFNKKDPELGGPTTEWNLVCLCRKHHREKTFGTNAYRSGPLGELVILTDTGHEHRTRPKGPLARARDAIREREWNAFTDRLISADGHLTNPPGAARARARPA, from the coding sequence GTGACGACAACGACGACACTGTTCGTGGTTCCGGAATCCCTGGGCGGGCTCGACACGACAGCGGTGAGCGAGGCGGCACGAGCCGCGACCCTGGCGCAGAACCGGGCAGGTGCCACCCGGTTGGAGGCGGCAGCGGCCCTGGTCGAGCAGATGTCGCGGGCGGATGAGGTCGGCACGGGCGCTGACGGGGTCGGCGGGAACGGTTGTCCCACACGTCCGGCGTACGCACGGTTGGACCCGCAGTCCAGGGCTCGTGACCATCTCGTGGCGGCCTGTCAGCTCACGTGTTGGCACGCCGCGCGTCTGGTCACCGCCGGGGTCCAGATCCATTCGCGGCTCGCGCGACTGCGGGCCTCGGTGGAGCGCGGGGTCGTTCCCGAACAGCTCGCCATCGACATCGCCTGCAAGCTGGCCGACGTGCCCGACTCGATCGTCTCGGACGTGGAGGCCGAGGTCGTGGCGGGCATCGTCGACGACCTGGACGGCGGTGACCGGCCGACTCGGAATTCCGTGGACGGCCGGATCGATGACGCTGTCGGCCGCCTCGACCCGGAGGGCGCCGAGGACGCCCGGGCCCGGGCGGCGCTGACGCGCACGGTCCGATTCCGGTCGGGCCGGGACGGGATGGCCTCGATGTGGGCGAAGCTGCCTCTGGCCGATGCGGAGTTGCTGCGGGGACGCATAGAGACCGATGCCCGCGCCGCCTCCGGAGACGGAGTGCCTGGCACTCTGGATCAGCTGCGTGCCGACGCTCTCGCCTCCCTCGCCGTGTACGCCCCGGCCCCGGCGCCCGCCGATGCCGGCGGGACGGGCTCCGGACCGGGGGATGACGGATCGATCGAGCTGGGCGAGGTCACAGTGGGCGCGGACATGCCCAGGCCGTCACTCGGTAACGCCGCCGCGGCCGGCCAGCCGATCCGGATCAGCGTGATCGCCGCGGCCGGGCAGGGGCTGCCCAACAGGGTGGAGTTCGTGCACGGGGCGTACAGCAGTTTCAACTGGTTGTGCCAGCAGTTGCTGGAGGGTGAGGACGCGAGCGTGCGGTTCGAGCTGGTCGACCCCGCCCCCGGTGCCCTCGACGGACCGGATCACGCCCTGCGGTACGTGATCACTCCGGCGATGGCGGAGAGGATCCGCATGCGCGACGGCACCTGCAGGCACCCGGGGTGCTCGGTTCCCGCGGAGGACTGTGACGTGGACCATGTGATCGCGTTCAACAAGAAGGATCCCGAACTCGGTGGGCCGACCACCGAGTGGAATCTCGTCTGCCTGTGTCGGAAACACCACCGGGAGAAGACGTTCGGGACCAACGCCTACCGGTCCGGGCCATTGGGTGAACTGGTCATCCTCACCGATACCGGACACGAACACCGCACCAGGCCCAAGGGCCCCCTGGCCCGTGCGCGCGACGCCATACGGGAACGCGAGTGGAACGCCTTCACCGACCGGCTCATCAGCGCAGACGGACACCTCACGAACCCTCCGGGCGCGGCCCGGGCGCGCGCACGGCCGGCCTGA
- a CDS encoding acetaldehyde dehydrogenase (acetylating) has protein sequence MTDKTKLTAAIVGSGNIGTDLMYKLQRSEFIEPKWMIGIDAESEGMKRAAAEGLICMAGGADELLTSIEGGGEKPDLLFEATSAYVHKEYAPKYEAAGIVAIDLTPAAVGPMVIPPANLRDFLDAPNTNMVTCGGQATIPMVHAVSSVVPVDYAEIVASVSSESAGPGTRANIDEFTQTTKMAIEKVGGAKQGKAIIILNPAEPPMIMRDTIFCSIPEDADHDLITTAIRTREKEIQEYVPGYRLLQEPQFDPPTEITGGMARVAIFAEVEGAGDFLPPYAGNLDIMTAAAAKVGEEIAKSKLGV, from the coding sequence ATGACAGACAAGACCAAGCTCACCGCCGCGATCGTGGGGTCCGGAAACATCGGGACCGACCTCATGTACAAGCTCCAGCGCAGCGAGTTCATCGAACCGAAGTGGATGATCGGCATCGACGCCGAGTCGGAGGGGATGAAGCGCGCCGCCGCGGAGGGCCTCATCTGTATGGCCGGCGGCGCCGACGAGCTCCTCACCTCGATCGAGGGCGGAGGCGAGAAGCCGGATCTGCTCTTCGAGGCCACCAGCGCCTACGTCCACAAGGAGTACGCGCCCAAATACGAGGCCGCCGGCATCGTGGCCATCGACCTGACCCCCGCCGCGGTGGGTCCGATGGTGATCCCGCCGGCCAACCTGCGCGACTTCCTCGACGCGCCCAATACCAACATGGTCACGTGTGGCGGTCAGGCCACCATCCCGATGGTCCACGCCGTCTCCTCGGTGGTGCCGGTCGACTACGCGGAGATCGTCGCCTCGGTGTCCAGCGAGTCCGCCGGCCCGGGCACGCGCGCGAACATCGACGAGTTCACCCAGACCACCAAGATGGCCATCGAGAAGGTGGGCGGCGCCAAGCAGGGCAAGGCGATCATCATCCTCAACCCGGCCGAGCCTCCCATGATCATGCGCGACACGATCTTCTGCTCGATCCCCGAGGACGCCGACCACGACCTCATCACCACCGCCATCCGCACGCGGGAGAAGGAGATCCAGGAGTACGTGCCGGGCTACCGGCTGCTCCAGGAACCGCAGTTCGATCCGCCCACCGAGATCACCGGCGGCATGGCCCGCGTGGCGATCTTCGCCGAGGTCGAGGGCGCGGGCGACTTCCTGCCGCCCTACGCGGGCAACCTCGACATCATGACCGCCGCCGCCGCAAAGGTCGGCGAGGAGATCGCCAAGAGCAAGCTCGGAGTGTGA
- a CDS encoding zinc ribbon domain-containing protein YjdM: MSETTLPRCPECACEYTYEMPPLLVCPECAHEWVAGNADDPAVGDDAGSADIRDAVGNILADGDTVVVVKDLKVKGGSGPIKVGTKVRNIRLVDGPGDHDIDCRIDGFGPMHLKSSVVKKA, translated from the coding sequence ATGAGCGAGACCACGTTGCCGCGGTGCCCCGAGTGCGCCTGCGAGTACACCTACGAGATGCCGCCACTGCTCGTGTGCCCGGAGTGCGCTCACGAGTGGGTGGCCGGGAACGCCGACGACCCCGCGGTCGGTGACGACGCGGGGTCTGCGGACATCCGGGACGCCGTCGGCAACATCCTGGCCGACGGCGACACCGTTGTGGTGGTCAAGGACCTCAAGGTCAAGGGCGGATCCGGGCCGATCAAGGTGGGCACCAAGGTGCGCAACATCCGGCTGGTCGACGGGCCCGGCGACCACGACATCGACTGCCGGATCGACGGCTTCGGCCCCATGCACCTCAAATCGAGCGTGGTCAAGAAGGCCTGA
- a CDS encoding MaoC/PaaZ C-terminal domain-containing protein has translation MPIDLDKALGAQLPSQEFSWTASDVALYALSVGAAADPMDTTGLAYVHDTDPKVLPSFATVAATMNVTEAPRVSFPGVEIDLAKVVHGSQSVTLHRPIPASGTATTTTKIAEIQDKGSAAVIIQESETVSADGEKLWTSRSGIFARGEGGFGGDRGTSEKVEYPEREADHTIEVATLPQQALFYRLCGDRNPLHSDPAFAEAAGFPRPILHGLCSYGLVLRAVVDQVLGGDVARVGGYGVTFGGIFFPGETMRIRVWEEGSRLLVAATVVERDDAPVLKNVVVDLA, from the coding sequence GTGCCGATCGACCTCGACAAGGCCCTCGGGGCGCAGTTGCCCTCGCAGGAGTTCTCCTGGACCGCCTCCGACGTGGCGCTCTACGCCTTGTCGGTGGGCGCGGCCGCCGACCCGATGGACACCACCGGGCTGGCGTACGTCCACGACACCGACCCCAAGGTGCTGCCGTCGTTCGCCACCGTAGCCGCGACGATGAACGTCACCGAGGCGCCCCGGGTGTCCTTCCCGGGCGTGGAGATCGACCTCGCCAAGGTCGTCCACGGCAGCCAGTCCGTCACGCTGCACCGGCCGATCCCCGCCTCCGGCACCGCCACCACCACCACGAAGATCGCCGAGATCCAGGACAAGGGTTCCGCCGCGGTCATCATCCAGGAGTCCGAGACGGTCTCCGCCGACGGCGAGAAGCTGTGGACCTCGCGCTCGGGCATCTTCGCCCGTGGCGAGGGCGGTTTCGGCGGCGATCGCGGCACCTCCGAGAAGGTGGAGTACCCCGAGCGGGAGGCCGACCACACCATCGAGGTGGCCACGCTCCCCCAGCAGGCGCTGTTCTACCGTCTCTGCGGCGACCGCAACCCGCTGCACTCCGATCCCGCGTTCGCTGAGGCGGCCGGGTTCCCGCGCCCGATCCTCCACGGACTGTGCTCGTACGGCCTGGTGCTGCGCGCGGTCGTGGATCAGGTGCTCGGCGGTGACGTCGCCCGCGTCGGCGGTTACGGCGTGACCTTCGGCGGCATCTTCTTCCCCGGCGAGACCATGCGCATCCGCGTGTGGGAAGAGGGCTCGCGACTGCTCGTGGCGGCGACCGTCGTGGAACGCGACGACGCCCCCGTGCTGAAGAACGTGGTGGTCGATCTCGCCTGA
- a CDS encoding IclR family transcriptional regulator produces the protein MTEPPASPVDRAFEVLRVTAGGTGMTLSEIARETGLAKSTALRLLAALERNDAVTRIGQRYRLGPLVHELDPIPVSPAYERIRRVLTPFLAHLFEATRATVHLATLHGDEVVYLNKLHGPRPIPSPSRIGGGLPAYCTGVGKAMLAFDEDAADRVAQGPLVEWTDTTLTSPDALAVELAEIRRRRRAIDRAELTPGLYCVAAPVFDDDDEEHAGRTRAVAALSASAADESALARLEPLVTRVAAAASRALAADA, from the coding sequence ATGACCGAGCCCCCCGCCTCTCCCGTCGACCGCGCCTTCGAGGTGCTACGCGTGACGGCGGGCGGGACGGGGATGACGCTCAGTGAGATCGCCCGCGAGACTGGGCTCGCCAAGTCCACGGCGCTGCGCCTCCTGGCCGCGCTCGAGCGCAACGACGCGGTGACGAGGATCGGGCAGCGCTACCGGCTGGGGCCGCTGGTGCACGAGCTGGACCCGATCCCCGTCTCGCCGGCGTACGAGCGGATCCGCCGGGTGCTCACGCCCTTCCTCGCGCACCTCTTCGAGGCCACCCGTGCGACCGTGCACCTGGCGACACTGCACGGCGACGAGGTGGTCTACCTCAACAAGCTGCACGGGCCGCGGCCGATCCCGTCGCCGTCGCGGATCGGCGGCGGGCTACCCGCGTACTGCACCGGGGTGGGCAAGGCGATGCTGGCGTTCGACGAGGACGCGGCCGACCGCGTGGCGCAGGGGCCGTTGGTCGAGTGGACGGACACCACCCTGACCTCCCCCGACGCCCTGGCGGTGGAGCTCGCAGAGATACGACGGAGGAGACGCGCGATCGACCGCGCCGAACTCACCCCCGGCCTGTACTGCGTGGCGGCGCCGGTGTTCGACGACGACGACGAGGAGCACGCCGGCCGGACGCGGGCGGTCGCCGCGTTGTCCGCCAGCGCCGCGGACGAGAGCGCCCTGGCCCGGCTCGAGCCGCTGGTCACCCGCGTCGCCGCGGCGGCCAGTCGCGCGCTGGCCGCGGACGCCTAG
- a CDS encoding 2-keto-4-pentenoate hydratase — MLNKETRATLAQRLWDAESDVAPIVPLTDDHPDLTPDDAFEIQLVNIRRKLDAGAVVTGHKVGLASKAMQEMMGVDEPDYGHLLDTMEYPEGTAIEAARFCFPRVEVEVGFILGADIPPEGCSQAEAAAAIEWVVPSIELIDSRIRDWKITLPDTIADNASSCGYVVGEQRVRLADIDVAAIDATLYKNGEFLASGRSDAVLGNPLNSVGWLASTVAKFGVRLRKGDVILPGTAIRAMDAAPGDSFRAEFAGLGDVTMDFR; from the coding sequence ATGCTCAACAAAGAGACCCGCGCCACTCTCGCCCAGCGACTCTGGGACGCCGAGTCCGACGTCGCGCCGATCGTGCCGCTGACCGACGATCATCCGGACCTGACGCCGGACGACGCCTTCGAGATCCAGTTGGTGAACATCCGCCGCAAGCTCGACGCCGGAGCGGTGGTGACCGGACACAAGGTCGGGCTCGCGTCCAAGGCGATGCAGGAGATGATGGGCGTCGACGAACCGGATTACGGACACCTCCTCGACACCATGGAGTACCCGGAGGGGACCGCGATCGAGGCGGCCCGCTTCTGCTTCCCGCGGGTCGAGGTGGAGGTGGGCTTCATCCTGGGCGCCGACATCCCGCCGGAGGGGTGCTCCCAGGCCGAGGCCGCCGCGGCGATCGAGTGGGTCGTGCCGTCGATCGAGTTGATCGACTCCCGCATCCGGGACTGGAAGATCACGCTGCCCGACACGATCGCGGACAACGCCTCGTCGTGTGGCTACGTGGTGGGCGAGCAGCGGGTCCGGCTCGCGGACATCGATGTCGCCGCGATCGACGCGACCCTCTACAAGAACGGCGAGTTCCTCGCGTCCGGGCGTTCCGACGCGGTGCTCGGCAACCCGCTCAACTCGGTCGGGTGGCTCGCGTCGACGGTCGCCAAGTTCGGCGTCCGTCTGCGGAAGGGCGACGTGATCCTGCCGGGCACCGCGATCCGCGCGATGGACGCCGCCCCGGGCGACAGCTTCCGCGCCGAGTTCGCCGGGCTGGGCGACGTCACCATGGACTTCCGCTAG
- a CDS encoding flavodoxin domain-containing protein translates to MTRPVVAFTSRYGSTRRYATALGSRLGTPAVELADLATASDADPLIVLAPVYATRILGRRRIIRAIRSAPGRAALVVVALSPADDPGRGNLAARLINASGRAVTTFHLRGDFDPARLTRLDRTLMAALRRQLRRTPDTPAARMLLPGEPLHFVDETSLDPVVAWAHRDTMVEE, encoded by the coding sequence GTGACCCGCCCCGTCGTCGCCTTCACCTCCAGGTACGGCTCCACCCGGCGCTATGCCACCGCTCTCGGCAGTCGGCTCGGCACCCCTGCGGTCGAGCTCGCCGACCTCGCCACCGCCTCCGACGCCGACCCGCTGATCGTGCTCGCGCCCGTCTACGCGACGCGGATCCTCGGGCGGCGTCGGATCATCCGGGCGATCCGCTCGGCTCCCGGGAGGGCGGCCCTCGTCGTCGTCGCCCTCTCCCCCGCCGACGACCCGGGGCGCGGCAACCTCGCCGCCCGGCTGATCAACGCGTCGGGCCGTGCCGTCACCACCTTCCACCTCCGCGGCGACTTCGACCCCGCACGACTCACCCGGCTCGACCGCACCCTCATGGCCGCGCTCCGCCGCCAGTTGCGCAGGACCCCCGACACGCCCGCCGCGCGGATGCTGTTGCCCGGCGAACCGCTGCACTTCGTCGACGAGACGTCCCTCGATCCGGTCGTGGCCTGGGCGCACCGCGACACTATGGTCGAGGAATGA
- the dmpG gene encoding 4-hydroxy-2-oxovalerate aldolase encodes MDKNNPLNAQARAYSADLDIRITDSSLRDGSHHKRHQFSVEDVRNVVAALDGAGVPVIEVTHGDGLGGASFNYGFAKSYDQDLIKVAAETATQAKIAFLTLPGLGIKDDILKARDNGGSICRVATHCTEADVSIQHFGYARDLGLETVGFLMMSHTQPPEVLAKQARIMADAGCQCVYIVDSAGALVMDQVSDRVSALVAELGDDAQVGFHGHENLDIGVGNSIMAIRAGAQQIDGSTRRFGAGAGNTPVEALVGCCDKLDITTGVDFFKIADAAEDVVRPLMPSECVVDRQAMMLGYAGCYSSFLKHAEGHAQRYDVPASEILIRAGERRLVGGQEDQLIDIALEIQKELANA; translated from the coding sequence ATGGACAAGAACAACCCGCTCAACGCACAGGCCCGCGCCTACAGCGCCGACCTCGACATCCGCATCACCGATTCCTCGCTCCGCGACGGCTCGCACCACAAGCGCCACCAGTTCTCCGTGGAGGACGTCCGCAACGTCGTGGCGGCGCTCGACGGAGCCGGCGTGCCGGTCATCGAGGTGACCCACGGCGACGGGCTCGGCGGTGCCTCGTTCAACTACGGCTTCGCCAAGTCGTACGACCAGGACCTCATCAAGGTCGCGGCCGAGACCGCCACGCAGGCCAAGATCGCCTTTCTCACGTTGCCCGGCCTCGGCATCAAGGACGACATCCTCAAGGCCCGCGACAACGGCGGGTCGATCTGCCGCGTGGCCACCCACTGCACCGAGGCCGACGTCTCGATCCAGCACTTCGGCTACGCCCGTGACCTCGGCCTCGAGACCGTCGGCTTCCTCATGATGAGCCACACCCAGCCGCCGGAGGTGCTCGCGAAGCAGGCCCGGATCATGGCCGACGCCGGCTGCCAGTGTGTCTACATCGTCGACTCGGCGGGGGCGCTCGTCATGGACCAGGTCTCCGACCGCGTCTCGGCGCTCGTCGCAGAGCTCGGCGACGATGCCCAGGTCGGCTTCCACGGCCACGAGAACCTCGACATCGGCGTGGGCAACTCGATCATGGCGATCCGCGCGGGAGCCCAGCAGATCGACGGCTCCACCCGTCGCTTCGGCGCCGGCGCGGGCAACACACCGGTCGAGGCGCTGGTGGGGTGCTGCGACAAGCTCGACATCACGACCGGCGTCGACTTCTTCAAGATCGCGGACGCGGCGGAGGACGTCGTCCGTCCGCTGATGCCGAGCGAATGCGTGGTCGACCGCCAGGCGATGATGCTCGGCTACGCCGGCTGCTACTCGTCGTTCCTCAAGCACGCCGAGGGCCACGCCCAGCGGTACGACGTGCCGGCCTCGGAGATCCTCATCCGCGCCGGGGAGCGCCGCCTCGTGGGCGGCCAGGAGGACCAGCTGATCGACATCGCGTTGGAGATCCAGAAGGAACTCGCCAACGCCTGA
- the kstD gene encoding 3-oxosteroid 1-dehydrogenase, producing the protein MADQEFDVVVVGSGGAGMTAALAAAKKGLSVVLVEKAPHYGGSTARSGGGVWIPNNSVLQRDGVLDTPEAARTYLRAIIGDVVEPERIDAYIDRGPEVLDFVLANSPLRLEWVKDYADYYPEAPGGRLGGRSVEPKPFDLRQLGSEADKLEPGYAKAPVNMVVMQSDYRWLNLLQRPHTKGIRRSIRVALRMFLAKARGQNSVGMGRALIAAMRKGLLDAGVPVWLETPMTGLVTEGSGTQERVVGVTVTRNGEEMTLRARLGVVIGSGGFEHNQEMRDKYQRQPIPTSWTVGAAANTGEGIEYMEKAGASLSFMEDSWWGPSILLPRGPWFALAERSLPCSFMVNSRGERFMNESLPYVEAGHKMYGGEFGQAPAGQEGTPGENVPAWIIFDQEYKNRYLFAGLQAKQPLPKKWLETENFHKADTLAELADLIGVPAEALERTAEKFNGFAAKGVDEDFNRGESGYDHYYGDPTNKPNPSLGPVRKAPFYAAKMVPGDLGTKGGANTDVHGRVLREDGSVIEGLYAAGNASSPVMGHTYAGPGATIGPAMVFGYLAVENMLASTPTTAKTGV; encoded by the coding sequence ATGGCAGACCAGGAATTCGACGTCGTCGTCGTCGGCAGCGGTGGAGCAGGCATGACGGCCGCCCTCGCGGCAGCAAAGAAGGGCCTCAGCGTGGTGCTCGTTGAGAAGGCCCCACACTACGGAGGCTCCACCGCCCGCTCCGGCGGCGGCGTGTGGATCCCCAACAACTCGGTGCTCCAGCGCGACGGTGTCCTGGACACGCCGGAGGCGGCCCGGACCTACCTGCGCGCGATCATCGGCGACGTCGTGGAACCCGAGCGGATCGACGCCTACATCGACCGCGGCCCCGAGGTCCTGGACTTCGTCCTGGCCAACAGCCCCCTGCGGCTGGAGTGGGTCAAGGATTACGCCGACTACTACCCGGAGGCCCCCGGTGGTCGTCTCGGTGGTCGGTCCGTCGAGCCCAAGCCGTTCGACCTCCGCCAGCTCGGGTCCGAGGCCGACAAGCTGGAGCCGGGCTACGCCAAGGCGCCGGTCAACATGGTGGTGATGCAGTCCGACTACCGCTGGCTCAACCTCCTCCAGCGTCCGCACACCAAGGGCATCAGGCGTTCGATCCGGGTCGCCCTCCGGATGTTCCTCGCCAAGGCGCGCGGGCAGAACTCGGTGGGGATGGGTCGCGCGCTCATCGCCGCGATGCGCAAGGGCCTGCTCGACGCCGGCGTTCCGGTGTGGCTCGAGACCCCCATGACCGGCCTGGTCACCGAGGGTTCGGGCACCCAGGAGCGCGTCGTGGGCGTCACCGTCACCCGGAACGGCGAGGAGATGACCCTGCGCGCGCGACTCGGTGTGGTGATCGGGTCCGGTGGCTTCGAGCACAACCAGGAGATGCGCGACAAGTACCAGCGTCAGCCCATCCCCACCTCGTGGACCGTCGGCGCCGCCGCCAACACCGGTGAGGGAATCGAGTACATGGAGAAGGCCGGCGCCTCGCTGTCCTTCATGGAGGACTCCTGGTGGGGTCCGTCGATCCTGCTGCCGCGCGGCCCCTGGTTCGCACTGGCCGAGCGGTCGCTGCCGTGTTCCTTCATGGTCAACTCCCGCGGCGAGCGGTTCATGAACGAGTCGCTGCCCTACGTCGAGGCCGGCCACAAGATGTACGGCGGCGAGTTCGGACAGGCACCCGCCGGGCAGGAGGGGACCCCCGGCGAGAACGTCCCGGCCTGGATCATCTTCGACCAGGAGTACAAGAACCGGTACCTCTTCGCCGGCCTGCAGGCCAAGCAACCGCTGCCCAAGAAGTGGCTCGAGACCGAGAACTTCCACAAGGCGGACACCCTCGCCGAGCTCGCCGATCTCATCGGCGTGCCGGCGGAGGCGCTGGAGCGGACCGCCGAGAAGTTCAACGGCTTCGCCGCAAAGGGCGTCGACGAGGACTTCAACCGCGGCGAGTCGGGGTACGACCACTACTACGGCGACCCGACCAACAAGCCCAACCCGAGCCTCGGCCCGGTCCGCAAGGCGCCGTTCTACGCCGCCAAGATGGTGCCCGGCGACCTCGGCACCAAGGGCGGCGCGAACACAGATGTCCACGGTCGGGTCCTGCGTGAGGACGGCTCCGTGATCGAGGGCCTCTACGCCGCGGGCAACGCGTCCTCGCCGGTCATGGGCCACACCTACGCCGGCCCGGGCGCCACCATCGGCCCCGCGATGGTCTTCGGCTACCTCGCCGTGGAGAACATGCTGGCCTCCACCCCCACCACCGCGAAGACGGGAGTCTGA
- a CDS encoding cell wall metabolism sensor histidine kinase WalK produces the protein MTTGTTETGAAERADATSIPARWRIVGWIVLTTALVLLALGLTLRTLLMADVDRTANADVVQELDEFRAFVREGVDPTTAEPFDDPERLLRLYLSRQIPAADEVHLGMDEARVFAVDRSAGDPSPYDLAADAELLETIRASAAPSGIADSPVGPVRWGKMTIAAGETPGGADAAAGESTFVIAVFTGPERAEVDSTMRVFGWGSLGGLALTALFGYLVAGQILAPVREVRLVAERIQESDLDSRVPVHGRDDISQLAETFNAMLDRIEGAYDTQRRFVDDAGHELRTPITVIRGHLETMDPDDDPAARAETLRLVDSELDRMSRIVSDLLTMAKSERPDFVRPRPVDAAELLLDIESQAQQLGDRRWELVEIAEGEASVDPQRITQAVLQLASNAVTHTEVGDRVRIGSRWVDGRLVISVADEGPGVAPEDAERIFRRFDRGTAGTSGSGGAGLGLAIVTAIATAHGGTVTLDSTPGHGATFAVDIPVPDRPQEAQP, from the coding sequence ATGACGACTGGGACGACTGAGACCGGCGCCGCCGAACGGGCGGACGCCACCTCGATCCCGGCGCGGTGGCGGATCGTCGGGTGGATCGTGCTCACCACCGCCCTGGTGCTGCTCGCACTCGGTCTGACGCTCCGGACACTGCTCATGGCCGACGTCGACCGGACCGCGAACGCGGACGTGGTCCAGGAGCTCGACGAGTTCCGCGCGTTCGTCCGGGAGGGCGTCGATCCGACGACCGCAGAGCCGTTCGACGATCCCGAACGACTGCTGCGGCTCTACCTCAGCCGCCAGATCCCTGCGGCCGACGAGGTCCACCTGGGGATGGACGAGGCCAGGGTGTTCGCCGTGGACCGCTCCGCCGGCGATCCGAGCCCCTACGACCTCGCGGCCGATGCGGAACTCCTCGAGACCATCCGGGCCTCGGCCGCCCCGTCGGGCATCGCCGACAGTCCTGTCGGCCCGGTCCGGTGGGGCAAGATGACCATCGCCGCCGGTGAGACACCGGGCGGGGCGGACGCGGCCGCCGGCGAGTCGACGTTCGTGATCGCCGTGTTCACCGGGCCGGAACGTGCCGAGGTGGACTCCACCATGCGCGTCTTCGGCTGGGGGTCGCTCGGCGGCCTCGCGCTGACCGCACTGTTCGGCTACCTCGTGGCCGGACAGATCCTCGCGCCCGTCCGAGAGGTGCGCCTGGTGGCCGAGCGGATACAGGAGAGCGACCTCGACAGCCGGGTTCCGGTACACGGTCGCGACGACATCTCCCAGCTCGCCGAGACGTTCAACGCGATGCTCGACCGGATCGAGGGTGCCTACGACACCCAACGTCGGTTCGTCGACGACGCCGGTCACGAGCTGCGGACTCCGATCACGGTGATCCGCGGTCACCTCGAGACGATGGATCCCGACGACGACCCCGCCGCCCGCGCCGAGACCCTCCGCCTCGTCGACTCCGAACTCGACCGCATGTCCCGGATCGTCTCCGACCTGCTCACCATGGCCAAGTCCGAGCGACCCGACTTCGTCAGGCCCCGACCCGTCGACGCCGCCGAGCTGCTGCTGGACATCGAGTCCCAGGCCCAACAGCTGGGCGACCGCCGGTGGGAACTCGTCGAGATCGCCGAGGGCGAGGCGTCCGTGGACCCGCAGCGGATCACCCAGGCCGTGCTCCAGCTCGCGTCCAACGCGGTCACCCATACCGAGGTGGGCGACCGGGTCCGGATCGGGTCCCGGTGGGTCGACGGCCGCCTGGTGATCTCCGTGGCCGACGAGGGCCCCGGGGTCGCGCCGGAGGACGCCGAACGCATCTTCCGCCGCTTCGACCGCGGCACCGCCGGGACCTCCGGTTCCGGTGGCGCCGGCCTCGGACTGGCCATCGTCACCGCGATCGCGACTGCCCACGGAGGCACCGTCACCCTCGACTCCACGCCCGGTCACGGCGCCACCTTCGCCGTCGACATCCCCGTTCCAGACCGCCCTCAGGAGGCCCAGCCGTGA